The genomic stretch AAACTGCTTGTTAATTCTACGGTATTTCCAATCTTGACGTGTTTCATCTGATTTTCTTTTAAATTTACCTCTACCCACTCATTGTTCAGGTCCACTACGGAAAATAACGGGTATCCAATTCCGATTTTCTGTCCCAGGGAGATAGATTTTTTAGCTACAATGCCGTCTACAGGGGCATAAACTTTTGTCCTGGACAGGTTTAGAGATGCCTGTTTATATTTTAAAATGGCATTTCGAACAGCAGGATGACTATAAGCATCCTTTGAGCTGGCCTGTAATTTTGCATTTGAAAGAGCTTCCTTTCTCTGGGATACTGCTAATTTTGCATTTTTTAACTGGGTAGTGCTTCCATCCATCTGCTGGCTGCTGATGATACCGGCATTAAATAATTTGAAATTTCTGTCATAATTTCTTTTCACATTAGCCAGATTATTCATAGTTTCTCCCAGGGCATATTCACATTCAGAAACATTAGTTTCAAGGGAAGAGTAGTCCCTCACTGCCTGAGCCAGGGCAATCTCTGCTCCTTCCAGAGCCAGCTGGTAGTCTGTATCCTCAAACTCAATCAATAAATCACCTTTTTTAACTTGGGCAGTATCTACAAAATTTATCTGGGTTATACGTCCTGCTATCTGAGCAGTTACAGCAGTCTGATTACCTGTAACATAGGCATTTTCAGTAGTTTCATAGCCGTTAAGGAAAAGGAAAAAATAGAGAGAATAAAGAATTCCAACAACTGCCATTCCACCTATAAAGGCTGCGATTTTTTTCTTAGCCTTTCCCTTATTGTCTTCCTGTTTTATATCTTTTTTATCTTCTAAGTTGTCATTTGTTTTTATAATTTCCGACATATATATAACTCCTTTAGTTTTGAATTTTATTTAGCTTTTTTCTTTCATTGTTCCCTGCTCTTATACACTCCTCCCAAGCTGTTGATCAGGTCGATTTGATCGGAGTAAAGTTTATAGGCTTGCTGGGTTTTATAGAGGGAAGAATCCAGATAGATATAGTGATCCTTTAAATTTTCATATTCAGAAATAGATCCGATTTTAAATTTAAAATTTGAATTTTTATAGATTTTTCCCTCATTTTTTTCAATATGATCTAAGTTTATATAGTTAATCTTTGATATCTTGGCACTGCTTAACTTTGTGTTGATATCCTGGATGGAATTATTAATGGTTTTATTGTAATCTGCAATAAATACATTCACCTGAATGCCGGCAATCTTATAATTAGCTTTGATACCGGATAGATTAAAGACCGGGAGGTAAACTTTGGGTCCAAATGACCACATTAAAGATGAAAAATCTTTAAAACTATTGTCCAGCCCTACCCCTCTATATCCCACATCTCCACCAATTGAAACTTGTGGGTAAAAATCTGATTTTAGTGACTTTAACTTGGCTTTTTGGGATTTGATCATCATCAGATAATATTGTACATCGGGACGATTTACAATAACATCGGAGGATATCTTATTTGGAATGATAAACTCCTGTTCCATAAGGCGGGAAACTTCAGCATTTTTTAATATTTTTTCTACCCTGTCTCTGTTTTTATAAGATGACAATGAATATATAATTTCTGCAGTAGATTCTTTCTGAAAATCATTTAAATTTATATATCTTTTTAAAGTAAGGATCTTATTTTGGATAATTAGCAGGTCTTCCTCTTCTCCTCCGCCAAATTCAACCCTTGCCCTTACCTTATCTTGGATGGATGTTAATATAGCCAGCTTTTTATGGAGATTTATTTTTTCCCCTTGGAGATAGATGTAGTATCCGTAAAGTTTAGCAATATTTGTAGTGATATTCAGCTCAACTAGTTTTGAATGAAATTTAGCACTTTCAGCCAGATACCTCTGCTCCTTTGTTAAGTTTTCATATTTATCATAGAAATCAAAATTATAGTTAGCACTAATCCCTGCCCCGGCTGCATAAGCAGTTTCCCCTGCCAGGGCATCCTCAGGTAACAATGTAGAAGTAAGAGTAGGTCCTCCTGGTATAGATATTGATTTTGAGACAGCTTTTGATTTTGTATATGGTTTACTGGTGCCGTGAACACTTGCACCTGCATAGAGTCCCATTTGAAAAGCACTGTGTTCAGCTGCATCAATAGCTGCACTGGCAGCCTGGATGTTAAATTCAGCCACTTTTAGATCTGCATTTGAATTTAATGCAATCTCCATGAGTTTATTCAGATCCGGGTCATTATAGTTTGACCACCATTTTTCATGGACAAAAACTAAGTTCTGATCTTCACTTGAGGTAAAATTACCCTGTAATTGAATATCGTTTTTTGTCTGCATGAGGTCTTCATGGGTCTCTCGAACATAGCTGGAGCATCCGGTTATCAGGAGCAGCCATGAAATTAATATTATTTTTTTTGCTTTCATCTATATCCTCCTATTTTCTAAATGTGTATGTGTACACACGAAAATTTTTAAAATTAGTCAACCTAAGGGTCAAACTAATATTTTAATTAAATTTTAACATTTTTTTTATAAAAAAGTTAAACCATTCTTGCTACATTAAAAAAAGGCCATAGACATAAGACCTTTGAAAAATAAGGTCTTTTTTTTTAAATTTTTATAATCTAGGAAATTATAAAAATTATAAAATCCTAGATTATGCCTGTCTGGATGCAACGTCATATTGCTTTTTTAGTCTTATCTTATTATTTTAATTTCCCTTTAACTTTAATACTAAATTATATTACATGATTCAGACTTATGCAAAGATCCCTTTTAATATTTTTACTGCATTAAAAAAAGGCCATAGATATATATCGCCTTTTAGAATTTTTACTGCTTATTGCTTTTATTTGCTGACTTCCACAGGAATAATGATGGAATAATGGGCCGGATTTTCTATAAAAAACTGCTGGACTACCTCAAGAATATCCCTATTGGGAGTGAGGTGCTCCTTGTCAAAGATACTCTGTATATCGTTTATTACAACATCCAGGGAGTTATACAGCCTGTCACCGGAATAGTGCAGAAGAGCATATAAGCCTGAAGGGATGGTGAAATGTTCTGAAAAATCAAGTTTTTTATCGGTAAAAAATCCAAAGGTATAGATGTCTTTGGTTCTTTTGATGGAAACATAATACATTTTTCTTAACTGAGGGATCCCGATAAAATCCTGGGATTTCATCTTGGTAAAACCTACAATTTCCTCTTCAGTGAGGGGTGTTTTAGTCAGATCAATAGAGTAGGTAACTCCGTAAACCTTTGTTTTTTCAAGATAATCCAAAGAAAGATCGATCATAATTTTTCCATTCAGGGAGATAGTCTCCTTTTCCAGGATGACCAGCTTATCCTGTATGATTGTTCTGATATTATCTTTCCTATATTGTGTAGGAGTAATATTATAGTATTTTTTAAAGGTTCTATTTAAAATTTGCGGCTGGGTATAGGAGTATTTAAGGGCAACCTTCCAAATTTCTGCACTTCTGTCTTTTAAAATATCATCGCCAATATGCTGCAGCCTGCGCTTACCCATATACTGGCCAAAGGAAATACCTGTATAAACTTTAAATATCCTGTGGAAATGAAATT from Psychrilyobacter piezotolerans encodes the following:
- a CDS encoding HlyD family secretion protein → MSEIIKTNDNLEDKKDIKQEDNKGKAKKKIAAFIGGMAVVGILYSLYFFLFLNGYETTENAYVTGNQTAVTAQIAGRITQINFVDTAQVKKGDLLIEFEDTDYQLALEGAEIALAQAVRDYSSLETNVSECEYALGETMNNLANVKRNYDRNFKLFNAGIISSQQMDGSTTQLKNAKLAVSQRKEALSNAKLQASSKDAYSHPAVRNAILKYKQASLNLSRTKVYAPVDGIVAKKSISLGQKIGIGYPLFSVVDLNNEWVEVNLKENQMKHVKIGNTVELTSSLNEKVYKGYIVGVSAGTGNAFSLLPPQNASGNWIKIVQRLPVRVAFDKKSLEDNGVLPLGTTMEAEVDTKIVEDSHPNIEIKSSNPYTLDIQKIKKTIDHIVKANSY
- a CDS encoding TolC family protein — its product is MKAKKIILISWLLLITGCSSYVRETHEDLMQTKNDIQLQGNFTSSEDQNLVFVHEKWWSNYNDPDLNKLMEIALNSNADLKVAEFNIQAASAAIDAAEHSAFQMGLYAGASVHGTSKPYTKSKAVSKSISIPGGPTLTSTLLPEDALAGETAYAAGAGISANYNFDFYDKYENLTKEQRYLAESAKFHSKLVELNITTNIAKLYGYYIYLQGEKINLHKKLAILTSIQDKVRARVEFGGGEEEDLLIIQNKILTLKRYINLNDFQKESTAEIIYSLSSYKNRDRVEKILKNAEVSRLMEQEFIIPNKISSDVIVNRPDVQYYLMMIKSQKAKLKSLKSDFYPQVSIGGDVGYRGVGLDNSFKDFSSLMWSFGPKVYLPVFNLSGIKANYKIAGIQVNVFIADYNKTINNSIQDINTKLSSAKISKINYINLDHIEKNEGKIYKNSNFKFKIGSISEYENLKDHYIYLDSSLYKTQQAYKLYSDQIDLINSLGGVYKSREQ
- a CDS encoding AraC family transcriptional regulator; translation: MNYTPILKEIIDYVENNIYRPITLDEIAANFFISKFHFHRIFKVYTGISFGQYMGKRRLQHIGDDILKDRSAEIWKVALKYSYTQPQILNRTFKKYYNITPTQYRKDNIRTIIQDKLVILEKETISLNGKIMIDLSLDYLEKTKVYGVTYSIDLTKTPLTEEEIVGFTKMKSQDFIGIPQLRKMYYVSIKRTKDIYTFGFFTDKKLDFSEHFTIPSGLYALLHYSGDRLYNSLDVVINDIQSIFDKEHLTPNRDILEVVQQFFIENPAHYSIIIPVEVSK